TTAGTCTTGTAATGTTTCTGTTGGTTTTTCAGGAGGAGTTTGTTCTCTTGATAGTTCAAGTGAATTGCTGATGGAAAGTTGCACAAATCTACAGTATTTATACCATTTTCACAGCCTAACAAGCCACTGACATTCTGTCAACAAGCCAAGAAAAAAGGGAATTTCCCTTTGTCATCGTGTTGTTAAAAAAGGAGCTTCTCTTTCCACAAAACATGGCTCATTTCTGGGAAATAACTGACTGAAGTAAAAGTGCATTGTCTGGAGAAACAGAAAGTCTTCAATGTTTGCCTCTGTACTATTACTACACATTGTTtttcataaatacattaataactggATTTTGCATGCCATTAACAaaggctaaaaacaaaacaaaaggattatTATACAACTTGCTTATTTTATACATTTGTCAGTGTGGTTGTATTGACTATTGTaatatcatttgttttataataggGCTTACGGTACCTCAGTTCAATAAAATTACTAAATATTTTTGCAGGTCTAATTAATGTTAGAATGTACATATGAATCgggcaaattatttttaaaatagctgtgcttaatttatttttgcattgtttaaTAGCATATATTTACCCTCTAATAAGACACTgcataaatgaaaacaaagtgtATACTCTGTCATAATAGCATGACATTTCCTTTATTCTTAACATTTTGGTGAGAATACTCCATTTCTCTTCATTTATCTTTAGTTACAAATACAATGCATTCACTGgtgctgaaataaatattagCTGCTTATTTTACAACAATATTTTGATAGTAAAAGTAATTATGAATGAATAAGAAATGTAAGGTGATGCAATATTCATTGCTTCAATGTTGGCATACGGGCTGCTGGAATCTCCCTGCTTCATCACAAAATGTGCTGACCTGGTGCTGGGACCTCTTATAGACAGAGTTATAAAAGCATGGGATTTCCAAGAAGAGCAGCTGTCCTGTTTAATTTGTGGAACTCCTCTGAGCCCAGCTGTTATTCTCCAGTCCAGATATGGCAATATACATTGGAAGCACTGACTGAGTCAGAGAACAAATTACATGCAGTAGTATTTTTGTCATCCAGTCAATAGTGAATAACAAATGTCTTGGCTTTTAAAAAAGCtataatgcaaatattttatataattctgTGCCTAACAAAATGACATTACTTGTTTCCATGCAATttatgccaaaaaaaataaataaaaaaaatcagttggtcactaaattctaaaaaaacaaacaactggaaGATGAGAGTACAATGCACATAAGTTGAGTTTTTTAACATTaagagattatttttatttgcactggTTTATTAACACTAGTCTGAGAGACAGCTTGCAcaaaagcagacattttaaagttaaaatgtgaataatgaaaaatatatatatacaatcagaAGCAGTACATTTAAATTCATATCTACAGGGGCTATGCTTAGTGTTTCCAATGTGGAATAGAAATTGAGCAGTGAACAGGAATAAGGTGTACATTAGCCCTAAAATTATTTTGGAGGTGGTGAAAAATGTGGAATATgaatttcattcataaaaaaaaaaaaaaaaaaaaactgatatagaGGGAATTACCATAGATTTCAACCAGTTTTTAGCAGGAATTGGCCAAACCAGTCCCTAACCTCTGCTTTACTTGTGTTTGTTATGTAGGTTAGATTTTGTATTCTTCTGAAGAGATGTAGTATTACTGTCATTAGCAGCACGTTGGCAGGGATTTCAGACCAGTGAACACAATGTCTACTCTCTTGCATTCTGTATGACTTAGATAATCAGAGTGTTAATCTAAACCAATCCACTTGGCTGGAAATAAGCAGGTGATTTCTTTCAAGATTCTTAACAGCCCCTTTCATGTTAGCGTTGAGAAGCATAGTGCAAgtgtaataatttaaataattgtatcATGTTCTTTAGATTCTATTGTCCCTAAGCTAAGTATTAAAGCTACAATCCAATCTTAAGGTATTTGTAGAAACCATGTGATTTCCAGGAAGTACATCTGAtctgtttcactttgttttttattcattgcaCATTCATGTAGCTGAGTCATCTTTTTATAACCATAGTGACTACTGGCAGTTTGATGAATGtggatccatttaaaaaaaagggagaTTATCTAGGGTTCAGCCTACTGTACATATAATACCAGAACAGTTTTTGTATAACAATACCATTTTAAAGATGATCAACCATTTCTTTACAAACTCCCCCCTGCCCCCCATTATCATTTCCAAAAATATGACACTTTCAGATCATAGTTTCATCACCATGCTGGGGCATTTGCTGACTAACAGAAATGTAATGATGCAATACTGTAGTGTAAAATTTCATAAAATTAGTTCTACTTTTCTGGGCTAATTTCTTAGCAGAAATCATTTTTCTACACAAAGGCCCTCATTTACAAAGTGTTTGCCGTATGCAACACTTGATTATCGTGAGCAGCATTAAGCACAGTGGAACATACTTCTGGATGGGCGGAATGTTGGGGAGCAAAATAGAAAagttacataaaacattaaagGGCACACTGCTGTTAACCGGAGCCTCTGATATGCCCAGCTTGTCTTTCATATGATCAGGAAGGAAGACTTGTGTATTTAGTTTTACacaattaatttaacattttgttgaATAGTCttcaatataaaactaacaattGCCACATATTGCTCGTTTCATAATCAAAATAACCTCTTTATTGAGGCGAAAAGGGTGAATATTTTCATGAGTAGGGCCTTTAAACAATTCAATTGTATCATATAAAAATTAGCATGTGTCAACAACCTACCATAGCAATTTTGGTGAGAATAGGATCATCAAGGGTCCAtttagagctttttttttgtaatttcaacaATTTTTATGCTTTCCATGcataattttattgtttaaaccaATTTTTACAAAAACTGTACCACAGTGGCACAGTACAACAGGGCTAATCTTGATTAGGGGAAGGttagctttaaaatgatacatgtTGTAGACATGTGCAAATGTACAATGATACATGTTGCAGCCCTGTGTCAATGGCTCCATTAAGTCACTCAAACGTACCCCATCTGCTCATCTACGAATAATCGAGCTCCACTTCAAACTGTTCAGACCTGCCGACCTTTTCAGTGAACTGAACTTCCAAGAACTCCGACGGGTAATAGGTGCATCTTGGTCATTCACGAAGTACATAAATCTGTATCCAGGGATGGATCAGCGTGCCGCTATCGTAGGAAAAAAGTTGATTGCGCAAGCGCAGTAATGCAAAAGTAAAGCGGGGCAACCGTTTGATTAAAGGAGAGGTTCACTGcatagctttttttctttttatctgaccattttatttgcaagactgtGTATCGTCACGGAGATTTacttatatattaaatgattttacacgtcaaaatgctgtcaatctttaatcgaaattaaaatgtttcagcaaTATAATCTAATGACACCCTGCATCTATAATATTATTATGACAAGGTCGTATTTTTAATGAAACAACAAAGCACATAATATGAAATAATAGTACTGtataagcaacatttttcaagtacaTCATGCGATTGATATGCAACGTGGCCTAGTTAGTAATCACAGCATGGAACTCAATTTTTTTCCATGACTGAATCTCATGCTTTAACTATTGGAAAATCGCTCACATACCTGTCCATACAGTAGTGCTTCCCAAAACAAGAACACTTTCATAAATGCAAAATAACGTTAAATGTGACACATTTTGCTAGTTACcatttgttacacaaacagaaatacacattaatatcatAGGCTGCTTACaaatttaaattatgtatttgttgctaaTATACATAACAGCAATATGCACATTCCCTTAACTAGCATCATACTGTGGAATACATCCAATCTACCTATTAATAAAAATGatacttacaaaattaatttgaaattattttttgataGGCTAATATAGCTGATCTACAGCGATATTCACATTCTCTTATCTAGCGTCATACTGTCGAAGACATCCGAAATACTCCTTTATACAAATTATACTAGCAAAATTAATTTGCAGGTCTTGCAGCAGCCCGGATCTAGTGATCtctatgtttttatactgactcTCCGCTGACACATGCGCACCTGCCTGCTGGAATATCtgtttgctttcagctgctgctccacgcagacgggtaatcgtccccggcggagcgccacagcagctaaacaattaattaaatcaatatattaacctcaaaacatacaataaaccaTATATTTCCCATGTGCAAGGCTTCCGTCCTGCCACAGTCATAAACCAAATGTAATTAGCTTACAACATCAGTGTGCATACTAGCACCGGCAACACGCCTTTCTTTTTTGGTATATAGCCGCGAGACTGACTTTGGTTTCGACATTTCCATTAATAATAATTCTCACGAACAGCTTGCAAATAAACATTATTGTAACATGTATTGCCTGTTAAAATCTTAACTGGTAAAGTTGTTTTGTAAACAAAGGTTATTAGTTGAATTACCTGTTCTGGCTGTTGTGGGCGACGGGTTTGACCTGGGCTgcagcagtgaggagaaaaaagtTACTTGTTTAtgatgataacatttttttttaaaaaactagttATTTTTGGAATAAGGTGCACATTATTTGGAGAGCAATAGCAGGGGAGATCAATTTTAAGCAAATACATGTAAAGAAGAGTAAGGGTTTTGTTATTGAAAAGAAAGTATTACTTACCTCATAGCTTATAAATAAACCTGGAGCACTGACTGTGGACATGTTTGGCGGTGGAGTGCACACACACTTAGCCAGTGCTGAAATAGAAGGGAACACGCTCAGTGATAGTGTATGGAGGGGAGAATCGCTGCACAGATAGGTCGTGAAATAAGtgtcatattatttaaaggtatgataattgtatttatatCAATGTGGTGTTTTATCAGTGATGCGGAGATATGCATTTCTGAATCAGGTTAAGAAGCTTCAttcattaaatataattatttaggTATTACTTTACTCCAAGGGGGAGGAGCCATAACCAGGTGGTTGAGTTTGGTACTTTCACATTAACCTCATCAACAAAGCACAAGCTATGGCACTTACttaataacaagaaaaaaaaccctataaaTTCAATACGTccaccctaatatatatatatatatatatatagagagagagagagagagagagagagagagagagagagagagagaatacacaTCAAAGTGGAATTGCAAAGTTATACACTGCACGTGTGGCGGATCAATAATACCACTGTTAGTAACATTTCAGTGTCAGCTATCTTTTAAATTAATGcactattgctgtatataaacacatattttcaatcattctgaattgctaaagcaatgttgatgcggAAATTGTAATTGAAACGTTTTCgctatttgtgtgacttttatactttcctgcagaatactttgcattGTGAGTCTCggaacatgtctactacagatttgctgaactagtcacaacatgtaaaggtctctgcatatgtaaGTTTGTTGACCTCCGTTTTTCCTTTGGTAACGGAAGATGTTATTGAAGTGCTGGTTTTTCTGAGCGCCACTGGCTTtctggtgtttttgtgatctctcaTGCTTACCACATACAtcatcattcttgctcccatgAACCACTGTTAAAATTAGtcctgccccccacccccttccctgGCGAGGGCTTATCACACACGCAGCCATAATAGATGGTCATAAACGAactgcatgcctgccacaggactcccctgggtcctaaaccctgatAAGTACAGACAGAGATTGTAGTAAGCACAGACCGTACCTGCCTTTTCCAGAAATTAAAAGTTTGCTGAcaaaggggtttaacagtagagttttcaGCAAAACACGGGAGAACCTGTCCTGGGAGCTCTCCGGGAGACGTGTCCAaaaaaacaggagagtcctggCAAATAATGGGAGTTGACAGGTCTGCGTTTCTCCCTGATTATTTCTTTTGTAATCTTGGCTTCTTTACTACGTTTATGTTTCGGGGCTCAAAAAATACCGCAATAAACCATTCCATGTTTGAGTACATATTTGTGTATAGTACTGGAAGTGTACAGCATATTTAACTGCAGTGGCACCTTGCGCTGTGGTAAAAATGTGGcccaatattttttaaaaccctgttTAAATCCCAGAGATATGTTTTAATGATATAAGTTCCCCctttcagcagtgtctttggaATTGAATAAAAGTGGTctacatataatacaaaatcagCACACGTTACTAGAAATACAACAAGTAGTATCAATATTCTAAAATTGTGGTTTAGTTGAActtaaaaggttgaacaaaacacacgAATATCCtcaaacaataatttatttacaaaaaaaatgtacagaacattttacaatttataCAATAGATAGATCAaagatacagtacatgttttcaCACCCCGATTTACAACATGCTCAGCATTTGGAATTCAGACTTCTGAAATGATTCATTTACAGTCATTTCTCTCTCAAATCTATCTACATAAACAAGTtaagactttattttttaaataacaccatatttgtacaaatatacattggtttaggttttgttattttaacagggaaaaaaaacaagttaaatgttcataaattcATAAATTTCTCATTTTTCCAGATATTTACATTAGGAATACACTTTATTCAGAGTGGAAGAGGAAGGGTAACAAACAGTTTCTAAGAATCTTGGAGGGCTGTTGGATCTTTGTTCTGGGGTCTTCGAAAAAGTTTTTGAAAATCTTTGAGGTTGTTCTTCTCTTGTTGATGTTACAGTCTACTGCTGGAACCTAAAATATAAAGTATTCCGGTGATTAATACAaatctttcattattatttacctggtgaaaaacagtaacagtaaaacaattcctgaatgcaacagaaaaaaaaaacaattatctaCAATTTCTGATAGTTGCttaattttgaataaaaattTAGATTGTTCTTTTTGAATATATACatgagttttatatatataaaaaaaaaacataccgtcTCTTTGCATTCTTAATGAAATTCTGTGCAAACTTAGATTTGGGGTTCAGGCATCTCAGCTCTTCACTGTCCTTCAGTGTAACACTGTGGGGAAAGAAAGTTTACACGTCAATTAAAATAATCTAAttattgacttttaaaaaacatgatcTCAATGACCTTTGTACAGAAGTGAAAAAAAGACATATTGGGATACTTACATAATCTCCAAGTTGCCACACGTCATTGATGCAGGAATCACATCTAACTTCTCAATGAGTCTTGGCTGAATAAAGTTGACACCGTCTCCAAGACAAAGGCAACGGCCCCTGCCAGGCATTGGAGAGCCTAACAAGTAAAATGGATGTAAATTTTATGATAGCTACTGTAATCATGGAAACAGTGCTTAACTTGCAGAAGCAAAAGTAACTTTGTGCACTTATATAGCAGCTGCTGTTGaatttctacaaaataaaaaatatggtcaaaatatgtacaaaaatgaataaattgaaTGTTTCTTTGTTATGGAATTAGGTCAGATTTGATTATTAATTAGATTATTGCATGAATAAAAAAGCTTCTGAAGCTGAATTTCTTTGCTGTGTATTGAGTTCCAATGCTTACCTTCAATTGCTGCACAGAACAAGACAGCAAGGCACAGGATGGCTGTTGAGTTCATTGTTTTAGTCTTGTAATGTTTCTGTTGGTTTTTCAGGAGGAGTTTGTTCTCTTGATAGTTCAAGTGAATTGCTGATGGAAAGTTGCACAAATCTACAGTATTTATACCATTTCCACAGCCTAACAAGCCACTGACATTCTGTCAACAAGCCAAGAAAAAAGGGAATTTCCCTTTGTCATCGTGTTGTTAAAAAAGGAGCTTCTCTTTCCACAAAACATGGCTCATTTCTGGGAAATAACTGACTGAAGTAAAAGTGCATTGTCTGGAGAAACAGAAAGTCTTCAATTTTTGTAATCCCTAACGCAAGTTTATTTTCATATGATTTGACCAGTGTCTGGCATAATGCTAGGTAATGATACCATAACATTTACCTGTGTAATATTGCTACacttaaaattattgtttttcataaatacattttaatacctGGATTTTGCATGTCATTAATAATAgctaaaaccaaaaccaaaaaaaggattattgtttttattaatttttatttttaagttacataatttgcctattttatacatttttcagtgTGGATGTATTGAAAGTTGTAATATatcactttgtttttgtaatgggGCTTACGGTTCAGAATATTTTTGCATGTCTAATTAGTGTTAGAGAATATACATGTGAATCaggcaaattatttttaaaatagcagtgcataattttattgtttaatggCATGTATTTTCCCTCTAATAAGACACTGCATAACTGAAAACAAAGTGTATACTCTCACAGTGATAATAGCATGACATTTCTCTTATTCTTGACATTTCTGTGAAAATACTCGTAAccgtattgatttatttttttatttatcttgagTTACAAATTCAATGCATTCACTGGCAGTGAAATATTAGCTGCTTATTTTACAACAAGATTTTGATGGTAAAAGTAATTATGAATGAATAAGAAATGTAAGGTGATGCAATATTCATTGCTTCACTGTTGGCACACTGGCTGCTGGAATCTCCCTGCTTCATCACAAAATGTGCCGAGCTGGTGCTGGGACCTCTTATAGACAGCGTTATAAAAGCATGGGATTTCCAAGGTCCAGATATGGAAATATACATTTCAAGCACttcaaattaataaattacattcaGTAGTATTTTATAAAGTCTTTCGTCCTCCAGTCAATAGTCAATAACTGAtttctttgcttttaaaaaaggtGTAATGCAAACATTGTATTCATTTCTGTTCCTGACACAATGGGATTATTTGTTTTCCGTGCAATTTAtccatacaaaaaataaaaaactctgtTGGTCAATAAATTctaaagaaacaaataacttgAAAGTACAATGCACAGTAGTTGAGTCATTTCTTACCAGTCTTGAAACATTAGTcacagctgtatttttatttacactgGTTTAGTAACACTAGTCTGATATATTGTTATATTGAATTTTGGTACGTCATTGACATCAAGGAAAAGGAGATGtctttttatttagtattatttgtagggttttatttttgatcacgtgacaTCCTCCTCAAATTTATTTTGAGACAATTCTTTTTCTTAATAAAAGTTAGAAAAAGTTGTGGATTTCAAATGAAGCTCAATGGTTTTCACCTTCATGTTCTGATTGAGCCTGGTTTCATTGtctaatatttaattaaaactaatttaGCATCCAGTAGGATAGATGTGttgacaaaaaacaacacaaaaataatcttaaactTAGATGgcaatgaatattttttttcttaattaggATGCAGAGACGACTTCATACTAATTAAGATTTAAAGGCAGGTACAttgatggaaaataaaaattcaagtcctaattatttattttattttatataatatgtaCCTTTTATTACATGTATAATGTACTACTATTTTATGAAATGATGAAGAacctgtagtttttaaaaaaaaaaaaaaaaaaaaacaacgaagtGGGTGTCAAATTTCCTCAAACATTGTTAAAATTGGACACATGTATTCAAATGTAccacaaaaaaagagaaacctGAAACAAGCCCCTATTTACCATGACTGGGTGGGATTAGCTTTCAAAATCCATTGCTACTAGCCAAACATCTAGTCTTTGAGTGCCTGTATGACTTCAAAACATTCCAAATTAATTCAGTGAGCAGATACAGGTATTCCAATTGGCAGAGCTGGGCTGGAATGAGTGAACTGTAACACATTCATATATACTATTGGTGAATTGTTTATGTAAACAACCCTAgaataaaaatgagaaaacatgGTCCTACAAAGATTATAGATGATTATAGACAATATTGAATTTGGGAGACTTCTTTTGTATCCCCCTTGCTCTTCATTCTCTGTAGACTGTTTTCAGTTTGTCAGAAGTTCAGTATACATTTGTGAGTAGCTATACTGAACTTCtctcccagaaaaaaaaagagatatacTTTCATGATATGTGTTTTCTAAGTTAAGCCTTTAACttagcagatctctgctctcttcAGCAGGCCACTGCTCAATACTGACGGCAGTCCACCGCCCACTGGTAAAAGATCACAACTTTAGCAGATATCTGCTCTCttcagcaggccactgcacactgtTTTGCTTTCCGCTTTACAGCTGTCGAAAGATTCATCTCCATTATGTCCCTACACATCCATGTCTAGATACATCTACAGCAAGAAGGCTTTCCACATGACGGATCCACTGTTCAACAGCTCCTCCCGTGCAGTAGTTACAAGACATTGGTTCTCAACACACCTTGCCTCTCTCACCTTCAAAGCAGGCCTTTCTCCTCAGTTCTACGCTCCTCACTCCTTTAGAATTGGAGCAGCCACctcagcagcaaaagccaacaTCAATCAACATCTAATCAAGAGCCTAGGGCGCTGATCCTCCTCAACAGTAgaatcatacatacacacatcagCTCACCAAAAAAATTGTTAGCATGACTGCAGTGGGGGCTAACTGATCCACCAGGTTTTCCCCCCCTATTcctttgtatataaaaaaaaaaaaactaatctatCTGGTTTGTCTAGTATGTCTATTTTCCTCCTTTCATAAATGTTATGCATTGGCACATGAACTATTTTTTGTCCCACAGGTGTGGGGTTATACAGTTAGCAGAGGGTCCAACCTTTGGGGGTAAGTGAGGCTCACCTGCCCAACTTCTATGGCCGCCACCATCTGCTCCTCTGTCGAGGGGGGGTTCTCGCTgtgtgagtcagaggggacccccggccacacactCTATCCtttagcagctcctgctctttatCTTCCTCGAACAGAGACTGGGCTCTATTTCCAGCTCCCTATTCTATTattccttttccaggttcttcagcGCAAGAGCCTATTCCTCCTACACGACAGCCGCCCCGCAGGGTCTGTCATGGGCTCCGTCGAGCCAATCTATCTTATGTGTTTTCTGGTTCCCGAGTCAGCTGAACAGCCTGCCTTCAaggcctctctctcctctggtcAAGAAGGCTCCCACCAGTCGGTAACCTCTTTGCTTTCCTATCCTATCCCCTGAGGTCACTCCTCAAACTACCTCTCCAAGTAACAACCTTTCACTCCAGCCCAGGCTCTCGCCctgtgaaattaaaatgtaaattatgaaaaaaatgcactAGAAAGAAGTACATTTAAATGCACATCTCTAGAGACTATGCTTAGTGTTTGTGGAACAGAAACTGAAACTGAGCAGTGAACAGGAATAACCTGTACATTAGCCTTAAAAGTttcatacataaaacaataatgaCTAATATGCAGGGAATTACCACAGATTGCAACAAGTTTATAGCAAGTATTGACCAAACcggtccctaatctctggtaattCCCATTGTGGAGGGTGTTCTGATTGTATATCAATATATTTCTGTTTAACTTGTATTTGTTATCTATTTCAGGCTTTGTATTCTTCTGAAGAGATACAGTATTACTGACAGTTTCTGGTGATGAAGTCTCTGGCTTTGTAAGCAGGGATTTCGGATTGGTGAACACATAGGGGCAACACaatagtgcaaacaattgcagctgcaaaatccaaattgcctagcgaccagaaattattttgcactgctgcctatgtaagcttaagagcaatgtaaattatgtcagagaaagggcagcaaagtcctcttggcgcacggaaaagaaaataaactttttcagagctgagtccttacagctgagatCACTTATTTGGAAAGGCCTCAGcaaacatcagttatgctacctaAGAAGCCATAAGGTCCTCTACAGTGGAGaaagtcaaccaggtgatgaaaaggtaaaattcagctattaggtctaggatgaacTGCGGAGTGAGACTGTAATACTTTACCAccacatcctccagcatcccaaacaaagtgaccctgggttttaATATGCAAAATTCTTAACAGTGCTTACACGTTAGTGCTGGGAGGCATGGTGTAATTGTATCTTTGAGTCTTTCAAGCTTTCTAGATTGTATTGTCCCTAAACCAAGTATTAAAGCTACCATGCAATCTTAAGGTATTTGTAGAAACCATGTCATTTTCAGGAAGgcttgtttcattttctttattcacTGCAGTCATGCAGGTCATATAGAATGCAGTCAGGTCATCTTTTTTTAGCCATAATGACTATCGGCAGTTTGAATGAGGATCCATTTCAAAAAGGGAGATACTACTGTGGTCTGTTTCTGCTAACACAGCCTTCACCAAATCCTTCTTTGAGGGTTTAGCCTACTGTACATATACCACAAAAGTTTCTGTATTGCAATAACCATTTTCAATGAATGACCAACCATTTCTTTAAATAGTCTCTGCAGCTTCCAATATACAAGGTTTAGTGGtgcaaatacttaaaaaaaaacaaaaaaaaaaacacaacattcctAATGCACCAAGGATTTACGTAACAATGTTGTTTTCCATTGTTAATGCACTAATTGTGTAGCGTCTtgcaactttttgtttttacttatttgcTAAATGAGTTATGTGCATGTTTGACAATCAAGAATTTAGATGTAAAAAGTTATGTAAtggtatcaatcaatcaatcaatctttgttttatatagcgcctttcatgaagcactttacaaaatgcaataaatacaagaaagtccataa
The sequence above is a segment of the Polyodon spathula isolate WHYD16114869_AA chromosome 2, ASM1765450v1, whole genome shotgun sequence genome. Coding sequences within it:
- the LOC121328295 gene encoding C-X-C motif chemokine 11-1-like, yielding MNSTAILCLAVLFCAAIEGSPMPGRGRCLCLGDGVNFIQPRLIEKLDVIPASMTCGNLEIIVTLKDSEELRCLNPKSKFAQNFIKNAKRRFQQ